CCACCGGTGACCTCGGCGCGATCCACCAGTACACCCTCGCGGCCACGGAGATGAGCGTCGCCACCCAGCTGACGGTCGCCGTCCGCAACAAGGCCGTCGAGGCGTTCAACGAGATCATGCGGATGCAGGTGTGATGAGAGACAACCTCACGCGGAGCCTCAAGGGCTTCCAGTCGACGTTCGGCGGCTTCACCACCGGCCAGAAGGTGGTGGCGATCGTCGGGACCGGCGCGCTGCTGCTCGCCGGCTTCATGGTGTTCCGCTGGGCCTCCACGCCGGCGTACGCCCCGCTCTACAGCAACCTGGCCGCCAGCGACGCCTCCGCGGTCATCCAGGAGCTGGACAGCCAGGGCATCGGCTACAAGCTGAGCAACGGCGGCAACACGATCATGGTGCCGGCCGACCAGGTGTACTCGACCCGCATCAGCATGAGCGGCCAGGGCCTGCCGACCTCCAGCGAGGGCGGCTACTCGATCCTCGACAAGCAGGGCCTGTCGACCTCGCAGTTCCAGGAGCGCACCGACTTCAAGCGCGCGATGGAGGGCGAGCTGTCCAAGACCATCGAGGCGATCGACGGCGTGGACGCCGCGGTCGTGCACCTGGCGATGCCGGAGAAGAACGTCTTCACCGAGAACCAGGACCCGACCACCGCCTCCGTGCTGGTCAAGACCCGCGCCGGCCTGACCCTCTCCCCCGAGCAGGTGCAGGCGATCGTCAACCTGGTCTCCTCCAGCGTCGACGGCCTCGACACCGACAAGGTCACCGTCGCCGACGCCACGGGCAAGGTGCTCAGCGCGCCGGGCGCCGTGGGCACCGGCGGCTACACCCAGAACCAGAACCAGATGGTCGTCGACTACCAGAACCGGCTCAGCTCGCAGCTGCAGGGCGTGCTCGACAAGGTGCTCGGCCCGGGCAACTCGGCCAACCAGATCACCGCCCAGCTGTCGTTCGACAAGACCGTCACCGAGACCACCGACTACGCCGACAACAAGGGCCTGGCCCTCTCGGAGTCCGAGGACGTCCAGAAGCTGCGCAACGGCGCGGTGGGCGCGACCGCCGGCGCCAACGGCGTCGTCGGCCCGACCAGCCAGACCGAGACCGGCTCGGGCAACGGGGGCTCGAAGTTCGACGAGACCAACCGCACCACCGACTTCGCGCTCGACAAGTCCGTCGAGACCCGCGAGGCCGCCCCGGGCAAGCTCGAGAAGCTCGGCGTCGGCGTCGTCCTCGACACCCGCGCCCTCGCCGGTCGCGACCCCGCCGAGATCGAGGCGCTGGTCACCTCGGCCCTCGGCCTGGACACCAAGCGCGGCGACACGATCACCGTCTCGAGCCTGCCGTTCGACCGCACCGCGACCGACGCGGCGGCCAAGGAGCTGGCCGACAGCCAGAAGGCCGAGGCCAAGGCGCAGCGCATGGACCTGATCCGCAACGGCGGCCTCATCGGGCTCGTCGCCCTCATGGTCCTGGCCGGCTGGGTCCAGTCCCGCAAGCGGGCCAAGGCCCGGGCCCAGGCCACGGAGTACGTCGTCGAGCAGCTGCGGCGTGACGCGCAGGACCGCCAGGCGCTGGCCGGTGCCGCCGCCGCGGTCGAGGCGCCCAACCCCGCCATGCTGGCGCTGGAGTCCGCGCAGGCCGACGAGACCGCGTCGATGCGCGACGAGATCGCGCTCCTGGTCGAGCGGCAGCCCGAGGACGTCGCGCAGCTGCTGCGCGGCTGGCTCGTGGAGCGGGGCGTCTGATGGCCCTCACCATGTCGAAGGGCGGCGTCCGCAAGGCCGCCATCCTGCTCATCCAGATGGGCCGCGAGCGCGCGGCGTCGGTGCTCGCGCACCTCAGCGACACCGAGGTCGAGCAGATCTCGGCCGAGATCGCGCGCCTGGACTCGATCAACAGCGCGGAGACCGAGGGCGTCCTGACCGAGTTCCGCGACCTGATGGTCGCCCGGGCCCACATCAACCAGGGCGGCCTGAGCTTCGCCCAGCAGCTGCTCGAGCAGAGCCTCGGCCCCGAGCGGGCGGCGGAGGTGATCGCGCGCCTCAACGCGGCGGCGATCCAGATGCCGTTCCAGTTCCTGCACCGCGCCGACCCCGCCCAGCTGCGCTCGTTCATCATCGACGAGCACCCTCAGGTGATCGCGCTGGTGCTGGCGCACATGACGCCGGACAAGGCCTCGCTGCTCCTCTCCGGCCTCTCGCCCGACATGCAGGCCGAGGTCGCGCACCGCATCGCGGTCATGGACCGCACCTCCCCGCAGATCATCAAGGCGGTGGAGGCCACGCTCGAGCGCCGGCTCTCCTCGATGCTGCAGCCCTCGGAGAGCTCGCGCGTCGGCGGGCTCGAGCCGCTCGTCGACATCATCAACCGGTCGGACCGCTCCACCGAGCGGCAGATCGTCGAGGGCCTCGAGGCGCTCGACCCGGTCCTGGCCGACGAGATCAAGTCCAAGATGTTCATGTTCGAGGACGTGACCACCCTCGAGGACCGGTCCATCCAGCTGGTCCTGCGCGAGGTCGACTCCGCCGAGCTGGCGCTCGCGCTCAAGGGCGTGCCCGACGCCGTGCGCGACAAGATCACCAAGAACCTGTCCGAGCGTGCGGCCACCAACCTCATCGAGGAGGTCGAGCTGCTCGGCACGGTCCGCCTGCGCCAGGTCGAGGAGGCCCAGCAGAACATCATCCGGATCATCCGCCGGCTCGAGGAGCAGGGCCAGATCATGGTGAGACGAGGCAACGATGACGAGTTCGTCGCCTGAGCTCGCGCGGGTCGTCCCGCAGGGCACCGAGGGCGTGACCGTCCGCGACGGCGGCATCGCCCGGCACGAGCTGCGTGGCGGCGAGTGGACCCGGTTCGGCGGGGACGCCGTCCGCGGCGACGCAGTCACCGAGGGCACGCTCGCCGGGCTCGTCGACCAGGCCCGCACCGCGGCCCAGGCCCAGGGGTTCAGCACCGGCTGGGCCGAGGGACGCCGGGCCGCACAGCTCGAGGCCGTCGAGACCGCCCGTCGTACCGCCTCCGCGCACGCGGAGGCCGAGGCCCGGCGCGAGGCCGAGCACCAGGCCGCGGTCGCGGCCGTCCAGTCGTTGGCCGAGCAGCTGGCCGCTCAGCTGAGCGCCGTGTGCGCCCACGTCGAGGCGCGCGCTCTCGACGTCGCGCTCACCCTCACCGAGGAGCTGCTCGGCCACGAGCTCACCGTCGCCGAGGACCCCGCCCGCGACGCCGTACGACGGGCGCTCGCGCTCCTGCCCGACGAGCCGGTCACGCGCGTGCGCGTCAGCCCGCTGGACGGGATCAGCGACGAGCTGCGCGACCTGGCCGGCACCGCCTCGGTCGTCGCCGACCCGTCGCTGGGTCGCGGCGAGGTCATGGTCCACGCGGCCGACGTCGTCGTCGACGGCCGGGTCTCAGGCGCGATGGCGCGGGTGCGGGAGGTGCTGTCGTGAGCGAGCGCAGCGAGCGAACCGACACGTCACGCGTGGCTCCGCCGCCGAGCGCAGCGAAGGAGGTGGACGCGTGAGTGTCGTGCTCGACCAGCGCCTCGACGCCGCCCGTGAGGCCGCCCGGCCCCGACGCCTCGGCACGGTCGCCCAGCTGCTCGGGCTGCACCTGGTCGTCCGTGGTCTCGACGCCGCGGTCGGTGACGTGGTCGAGGTCCTCGGCCCTCGTCCGACCGACCCGGTCGTGCCCGCCGAGGTGGCCGCGAGCGGACCGGAAGGCCTTGTCTGCCTGCCGATGGCCGACACCAAGGGCCTCCGCGTGGGCGCGCTCGTCCGCTCGACCGGCGGGCCGCTGACCGTCCCCGTCGGGCCGTCCCTCCTGGGCCGCGTCATCGACGGCCTCGGCCGTCCGCTCGACGGCGGCCCGTCGCTCGCCGACCTGCCGCGCGTCTCGATCGACAACGCGGTGCCGCCCGCGCTGAGCCGCGCCCGCATCACCCAGCAGGTCGGGCTCGGCGTGCGCGCGCTCGACACCCTCGTCCCCTGCGGCCGCGGCCAGCGCGTCGCGATCATGGCCGGCTCCGGCGTCGGCAAGTCCTCGCTGCTCTCGATGATCGCCCGCGGCACCGACGCCTCGATGTCGGTGATCGCGCTGGTCGGCGAGCGTGGCCGCGAGGTCCGCGAGTTCATCGAGAACGACCTCGGCCCCGAGGGCCTGGCCCGCTCGGTCGTGGTCGTCTCCACCTCCGACGCACCCCCGGTCGAGCGCCTGCGCGCGGCGTTCGTCGCCACCCGCATCGCCGAGCACTTCCGCGACCAGGGCGAGGACGTCGTGCTGATGATGGACAGCCTCACCCGCGTCGCGATGGCGCAGCGCGAGGTCGGCCTGTCCGCGGGCGAGCCGCCGGCGACGCGGGGCTACCCGCCGTCGGTGTTCGCGCTGCTGCCGCGGCTGCTCGAGCGCGCCGGCAACTCCGACGTCGGCTCGATCACCGGCATCTACACCGTGCTCGTCGAGGGCGACGACCTGCAGGACCCGGTCGGCGACACCGTGCGGTCGATCCTCGACGGCCACGTCGTGCTCACCCGCCGGCTGGCGACGGCCGGCCACTTCCCGAGCATCGACGTGCTCGAGTCGATCTCGCGGGTCACCGGCGCGGTCACCACTCCTGAGCAGCGGGCCGCCGCCACGCGCCTGCGGCGACTGCTGGCGTCGTACCGCAACGTGCGCGAGCTGGTCGAGATCGGCGCCTACGCCCCCGGCAGCGACCCCGACGCGGACGCCGCGCTCGCGCTGATGCCGCGGATCAACGACTTCCTCCGGCAGGACCTGGAGGCCACCTCACCCCTCGCCCCGACGTGGGCCGCCCTGCAGGAGCTCGTCGCATGACGACCCACCACGACCGGGGGCTCCGCGCGGTGGCGCGCGTCCGTGAGGTGCGCGAGCGCGACAGCCGCCTCGGACTGCTGCACGCCCTCGGCCGTGTGCGCGACCAGGAGGCGCACGTCGAGTCCCTCGGGCGCGCGCTCGACGAGGCCGCCTCGCGGTCCTTCGCCACGCTCGACGAGTTCAGCACCGCGCGCGGCATGCTCAAGGCGATGGCCCAGGCGCTGACGACCGCCGAGCACGACCTCGAGTCGCGGCGCGTCGTCGCCCTGCAGGCCCACACCCGCTGGCAGGCCGACAAGGCCGCGGTCAAGGCGATCGAGCACCTGCTGGACGAGCGTGCCCGCCTGCGTGCCGAGGAGGCCGCCCGCGTCGAGAACCGCGAGATCGACGACATCGTCAGCCGCCTGCACCTGCGGCAGAGCATCCGCCGTCGCGCCGACCGCACCCACCAGCGGGGGGTGGCGTGAGCGTCACCGAGGTCACCGCCAAGGTCGCCCAGATCCAGGCGCAGCTGGCCTCGCTCTCCACGAGCGTGGTCGCGGATCCCCTTGCTGCCCAGGCGTTCGCCAGCCGGCTCACCGCCGCGGGCGCCACCACCGGCACGACCACCGCCGCCCCCGCCGCCGCCTCCACGGGCGGCGTCACCGGCGACGCGGTGGTCGCGGACGCCAGGAAGTACCTCGGCGTGCCCTACGTCTGGGGCGGCACCGACCCCGCCAAGGGCCTCGACTGCTCAGGCCTGGTGCAGCGCGTCTACCAGGACCTCGGGATCGAGCTCCCCCGCGTGTCCTACGAGCAGGCCAAGGCCGGCACGGCGGTCACCGGCGGCCTGGCCAACGCCGAGCCCGGTGACCTGCTGGCGTTCCACTCGCCGGTGAGCCACATCGCGATCTACATCGGCGACGGCAAGATGATCGAGGCGCCGCGCCCCGGCCTCGACGTGCGCGTCACCGACGTCTACGACACCCCGGTGGCGATCCGCCGGATCATCCCGGACGGCGGGATCGCTGCCGCCGGCGCGGACGGCGTCAGTGCGCGCATGAGCCCCACCACGCCGTACGCCGACCTGTTCCGCGCCGCGGGTGCGCGCACCGGCGTCGACCCGGCGCTGCTGGCCGCCGTCGCCAAGCAGGAGTCGGCCTTCAACCCCGACGCGGTCAGCCCCGCAGGCGCGCAGGGCCTCATGCAGCTGATGCCCGGCACCGCGAGGGGCCTCGGCGTCTCCAACCCGCTCGACCCGGCCCAGGCGGTCGACGGGGCGGCCCGCCTGCTCAAGGGCCTCCTGGCCGAGTTCGGCCGCACCGACCTCGCGCTCGCGGCGTACAACGCCGGCCCCGGCGCCGTCCACCGCTACCACGGGATCCCGCCGTACGCCGAGACCCGCACCTACGTGAGCCGCATCATGGCCGACCTGAACGGAGGCACCGTCTGATGCCCCTGCCGCTGCTGCCCCAGGCCGCCGCTCCCCGCGCCGCCGCGCTCGCCGCGCGCGACCTGCTGCGCACCACGCCGTCCGACCCCGACCGGGGCGACCGGGCCGACGACTTCGCCGCCGCGCTGGACAGGGCGACCGGCCGTCCCGACAAGCCGGTCGACCGGCCCGACGACCCCGCTGCCGACCGCGCTGCCGACCGCGCTGACAAGGCCTCGGACGCCGCAGGCCCGTCGCAGGCCCCCGGTCCGTCGGAGGCCGCGGAGAAGAAGGCCGACGCGCGCGAGGACGACGCGACGACCGCCGACGACGCCCCTGCCGCCGCAGCGGTCCCCGTGCCCGTCGCCGTTGCCGCGGCCGGCAGCCCGGTCCCGGCGACCCAGCAGGCGCCCGCGACGACCACGACGACCGCGACGACCCCGCCGGCGACCGACGACGTCGCCACCCCCGTGGCGACCGCGACCGGGCCGGTCACGGCACAGGCTCCGGCGGCGGACGGCGAGACCCCGCAGGCGACAGCGCCCACCGGCGCGCAGGCCACCCCCGTCACCGACACCCCGGTGGACCCCGAAGCCGTCACGGCGACCGTGCCCTCGGAGGCGGGGGCCGAGGCGCAGGCGACGGGCGACGGCGAGCAGAGCGCCGCCCCGGCCGCCGACACCCCGGCCACGACCCGCCACGGGGCCTCGCCGCACGCCGACCACGGGCGTCACCTCGGGCAGGAGACGCGCCCGGACGCCGGCCAGCCGCTCGTCGTCGGCCGCGAGCTCGGCGCCGCCGACGGACGTCACCTCGGCCGGGAGGCCGGGCCGCGGACCGCGTCCCCCGAGGCGCCGGCGCCAGCCGCGCCGGCGGTCACGGGGCTCGCGGCGACCCCGTCGACGCAGGCCACCCAGCCGACCTCCCCGACCGGCACGGCGACCACCGCGGCCACCACGCCGGTCGACGTGCCCGACCAGCTCTTCGCCTCCCTCGGCCGGCTCGTCCGGCGAGGCGACGGGATGCACCGCCTGACCATCAAGCTGCAGCCCGAGGCCCTCGGCGAGGTCCGGGTCGTCCTCACCGTCCGCGACGGGGACGTCTCGGTGCGCCTGTCGGGCAGCGACGCCGCGCAGCGCGCGCTGCTCCAGGGCGCGAGCGACCTGCAGCGGCTGCTCGAGACCGTCGGCGCACGCAACGCCCAGGTGGTCGTCGGCGACCCGACCGCCGGCCAGGGCGGCCAGCCGGGCCTCTTCGGCCAGTCGGGCCAGGCCGGCCAGCCCGGCACCGGATGGGCGCAGCAGGGCGGCCGCGGGACGCAGGTGCCGTCGTACGCCCGTCCCGAGCACGCCGCACCCGACCCGACCCCGACGGCCCCCGCGAGGACCGGCCGGTCCGTCCTCGACGTCACCGTCTGAGAGCAGGAGGAACCCGATGAGCGTCACCCCCGTGGAGGGCACCGTCCCCACCACCGCGCCGACCCTCGGCCTGCTCACCCAGACCGCGGCCGGGTCGGACGACAAGGAGATGTTCCTGCAGCTGCTGGTCGCCCAGATGCGCTACCAGGACCCGATGAACCCGACCGACTCCAGCGAGTTCCTCTCGCAGTCCGCGCAGTTCAACGCGCTGGAGAAGATGTCGCAGGTCGCCGAGCAGACCCAGCAGATGGTCAACCTCCAGGTCGCCTTCGGGGCGAGCTCGATGGTCGGCCGCACCGTGACCTTCGGTCGCGAGGACGGGACGGTCGGCACCGGCTCCGTCAGCTCAGTCCGCTTCGAGAGCACCGGCCCGGTGCTGCTCGTCGCCGGCGAGGACGTGTCCCTCGCCTCAGTCCAGACCGTTGCGCAGGGAAGCGCTGACACGGTGACGCCCCCGGCCTCGGAACCGGCCACGAACGGACAAGGCCCCGAGACCACCGCGCTGTAGACCAGCCGACCAGGCACCACGTCAGTCCTCGCGCCGGGCCCCACCCGGCGCACCACTCGAGTTCCTTGGGAGGGAACCCATGCTTCGCTCGCTCTTCTCCGGCATCAGCGGCCTGCGCGTCAACCAGACGATGCTCGACGTCACCGGCAACAACATCGCCAACGCCAACACCATCGGCTTCAAGTCCAGCAGCACCGTCTTCCAGGACACCCTGAGCCAGATGCTCACCGGCGCCTCCGGCGCCAACGCCGCGCGGGGTGGCACCAACCCGACCCAGGTCGGCCTCGGCGTGCAGCTCGCCGCGACCCAGACCAACTTCACCCAGGGCTCGACGCAGACCACCGGCCGCGCGACCGACCTGATGATCCAGGGCGACGGGTTCTTCGTGACCCGCAAGGGCAACGAGAACCTCTACACCCGCGCGGGCTCCTTCACCTTCGACGAGACCGGCGGTCTCGTGACCCCGACCGGCAACCGGGTCCAGGGCTATCTCTTGGACGGCTCCGGTCTCCCGACCGGCGGCCTGGTCGACATCACCCTCGACACCGCCAACGCCCAGCCGCCCGTGCCCGGCGGCGTCGAGCTGGTGTCCTACAACATCGGCTCGGACGGCAAGCTCCGCGGCGTCTTCGACGACGGCGTGCAGCGCGAGATGGCGCAGATCGCGGTCGCGGACTTCAACAACCCGATGGGCCTGGAGAAGGTCGGCGAGACCTCGTTCCGCGAGTCGGCCAACTCCGGTCTCCCCCAGGTCGGCGTGGCCGGCGAGGGTCGCCGCGGCACGCTCGTCGGCGGCGCGGTCGAGATGTCCAACGTGGACCTCGCGGCCGAGTTCACCAACCTGATCCTGGCCCAGCGCGGGTTCCAGGCGAGCTCGCGGGTGATCACCACCTCCGACGAGGTGCTCCAGGAGCTCGTCAACATCAAGCGCTGACCCGGTTCGGCCCGTCGTACGGCGGCGAGGCCGATCCGGCGCGCTGCTCGGCACCGCCGCGGGGCGACCCGGGCCCTTGGTCCCGGACCGGACGACCTTTTGCCTCAGGTCGGCTCGCGGGGTGCCGATGGGGACATCGAAGCGCCAGGGAGGGCGCTTCGACACACCGACCAAGGATGGTGCCTCCGGTGATCACCCTCACGCGGCTCAGCGGGACCCCGTTCGCGCTGAACTCCGACCTGATCGAGCGCATCGACTCGACGCCGGACACCGTGATCACGCTGGTGGACGGCACCAAGTACGTCGTGCTCGAGGACCTGCAGTCCGTCGTGGCCGAGATCCGCGCCTACCGCGGGGCGGTCATCGCCGAGAGCGCCCGGCTCGCCGACGTCGACCTGCACGCCCCCGCCGCGCCCCAGAGCGCCGGACGCACCCGCCGGCTCCAGGCC
This genomic window from Nocardioides marmoribigeumensis contains:
- the fliF gene encoding flagellar basal-body MS-ring/collar protein FliF, which gives rise to MRDNLTRSLKGFQSTFGGFTTGQKVVAIVGTGALLLAGFMVFRWASTPAYAPLYSNLAASDASAVIQELDSQGIGYKLSNGGNTIMVPADQVYSTRISMSGQGLPTSSEGGYSILDKQGLSTSQFQERTDFKRAMEGELSKTIEAIDGVDAAVVHLAMPEKNVFTENQDPTTASVLVKTRAGLTLSPEQVQAIVNLVSSSVDGLDTDKVTVADATGKVLSAPGAVGTGGYTQNQNQMVVDYQNRLSSQLQGVLDKVLGPGNSANQITAQLSFDKTVTETTDYADNKGLALSESEDVQKLRNGAVGATAGANGVVGPTSQTETGSGNGGSKFDETNRTTDFALDKSVETREAAPGKLEKLGVGVVLDTRALAGRDPAEIEALVTSALGLDTKRGDTITVSSLPFDRTATDAAAKELADSQKAEAKAQRMDLIRNGGLIGLVALMVLAGWVQSRKRAKARAQATEYVVEQLRRDAQDRQALAGAAAAVEAPNPAMLALESAQADETASMRDEIALLVERQPEDVAQLLRGWLVERGV
- the fliG gene encoding flagellar motor switch protein FliG encodes the protein MALTMSKGGVRKAAILLIQMGRERAASVLAHLSDTEVEQISAEIARLDSINSAETEGVLTEFRDLMVARAHINQGGLSFAQQLLEQSLGPERAAEVIARLNAAAIQMPFQFLHRADPAQLRSFIIDEHPQVIALVLAHMTPDKASLLLSGLSPDMQAEVAHRIAVMDRTSPQIIKAVEATLERRLSSMLQPSESSRVGGLEPLVDIINRSDRSTERQIVEGLEALDPVLADEIKSKMFMFEDVTTLEDRSIQLVLREVDSAELALALKGVPDAVRDKITKNLSERAATNLIEEVELLGTVRLRQVEEAQQNIIRIIRRLEEQGQIMVRRGNDDEFVA
- a CDS encoding FliH/SctL family protein, with translation MTSSSPELARVVPQGTEGVTVRDGGIARHELRGGEWTRFGGDAVRGDAVTEGTLAGLVDQARTAAQAQGFSTGWAEGRRAAQLEAVETARRTASAHAEAEARREAEHQAAVAAVQSLAEQLAAQLSAVCAHVEARALDVALTLTEELLGHELTVAEDPARDAVRRALALLPDEPVTRVRVSPLDGISDELRDLAGTASVVADPSLGRGEVMVHAADVVVDGRVSGAMARVREVLS
- a CDS encoding FliI/YscN family ATPase → MSVVLDQRLDAAREAARPRRLGTVAQLLGLHLVVRGLDAAVGDVVEVLGPRPTDPVVPAEVAASGPEGLVCLPMADTKGLRVGALVRSTGGPLTVPVGPSLLGRVIDGLGRPLDGGPSLADLPRVSIDNAVPPALSRARITQQVGLGVRALDTLVPCGRGQRVAIMAGSGVGKSSLLSMIARGTDASMSVIALVGERGREVREFIENDLGPEGLARSVVVVSTSDAPPVERLRAAFVATRIAEHFRDQGEDVVLMMDSLTRVAMAQREVGLSAGEPPATRGYPPSVFALLPRLLERAGNSDVGSITGIYTVLVEGDDLQDPVGDTVRSILDGHVVLTRRLATAGHFPSIDVLESISRVTGAVTTPEQRAAATRLRRLLASYRNVRELVEIGAYAPGSDPDADAALALMPRINDFLRQDLEATSPLAPTWAALQELVA
- a CDS encoding flagellar FliJ family protein, translating into MTTHHDRGLRAVARVREVRERDSRLGLLHALGRVRDQEAHVESLGRALDEAASRSFATLDEFSTARGMLKAMAQALTTAEHDLESRRVVALQAHTRWQADKAAVKAIEHLLDERARLRAEEAARVENREIDDIVSRLHLRQSIRRRADRTHQRGVA
- a CDS encoding transglycosylase SLT domain-containing protein; translated protein: MSVTEVTAKVAQIQAQLASLSTSVVADPLAAQAFASRLTAAGATTGTTTAAPAAASTGGVTGDAVVADARKYLGVPYVWGGTDPAKGLDCSGLVQRVYQDLGIELPRVSYEQAKAGTAVTGGLANAEPGDLLAFHSPVSHIAIYIGDGKMIEAPRPGLDVRVTDVYDTPVAIRRIIPDGGIAAAGADGVSARMSPTTPYADLFRAAGARTGVDPALLAAVAKQESAFNPDAVSPAGAQGLMQLMPGTARGLGVSNPLDPAQAVDGAARLLKGLLAEFGRTDLALAAYNAGPGAVHRYHGIPPYAETRTYVSRIMADLNGGTV
- a CDS encoding flagellar hook-length control protein FliK, producing MPLPLLPQAAAPRAAALAARDLLRTTPSDPDRGDRADDFAAALDRATGRPDKPVDRPDDPAADRAADRADKASDAAGPSQAPGPSEAAEKKADAREDDATTADDAPAAAAVPVPVAVAAAGSPVPATQQAPATTTTTATTPPATDDVATPVATATGPVTAQAPAADGETPQATAPTGAQATPVTDTPVDPEAVTATVPSEAGAEAQATGDGEQSAAPAADTPATTRHGASPHADHGRHLGQETRPDAGQPLVVGRELGAADGRHLGREAGPRTASPEAPAPAAPAVTGLAATPSTQATQPTSPTGTATTAATTPVDVPDQLFASLGRLVRRGDGMHRLTIKLQPEALGEVRVVLTVRDGDVSVRLSGSDAAQRALLQGASDLQRLLETVGARNAQVVVGDPTAGQGGQPGLFGQSGQAGQPGTGWAQQGGRGTQVPSYARPEHAAPDPTPTAPARTGRSVLDVTV
- a CDS encoding flagellar hook capping FlgD N-terminal domain-containing protein, with protein sequence MSVTPVEGTVPTTAPTLGLLTQTAAGSDDKEMFLQLLVAQMRYQDPMNPTDSSEFLSQSAQFNALEKMSQVAEQTQQMVNLQVAFGASSMVGRTVTFGREDGTVGTGSVSSVRFESTGPVLLVAGEDVSLASVQTVAQGSADTVTPPASEPATNGQGPETTAL
- a CDS encoding flagellar hook-basal body complex protein, with amino-acid sequence MLRSLFSGISGLRVNQTMLDVTGNNIANANTIGFKSSSTVFQDTLSQMLTGASGANAARGGTNPTQVGLGVQLAATQTNFTQGSTQTTGRATDLMIQGDGFFVTRKGNENLYTRAGSFTFDETGGLVTPTGNRVQGYLLDGSGLPTGGLVDITLDTANAQPPVPGGVELVSYNIGSDGKLRGVFDDGVQREMAQIAVADFNNPMGLEKVGETSFRESANSGLPQVGVAGEGRRGTLVGGAVEMSNVDLAAEFTNLILAQRGFQASSRVITTSDEVLQELVNIKR
- a CDS encoding flagellar FlbD family protein, which translates into the protein MITLTRLSGTPFALNSDLIERIDSTPDTVITLVDGTKYVVLEDLQSVVAEIRAYRGAVIAESARLADVDLHAPAAPQSAGRTRRLQAVTERSRTEER